A window of Solanum stenotomum isolate F172 chromosome 9, ASM1918654v1, whole genome shotgun sequence genomic DNA:
TTATGATGGAGTATATGCCGGACGGCACACTTTCTGATGAAATTCGAAAACAGGATGGTTGGGTTAACGAACCGTTGATCGGGTATTATACGAAGCAAATTGTACAAGGATTAGAGTACTTACATTCAAGGGGCATAGCACACTGTGACATTAAGGGGCAAAACATTTTGTTAAGTAAAACCGGTGCCAAAATCGCAGATTTTGGTTGTTCCAGGTGGGTTGATCCGGCGAACAGGGACGGTGGAATTGGAGGAACGCCGATGTTCATGGCACCAGAGGTGGCGCGTGGGGAAGAACAAGGGTGTCCAGCAGATATTTGGGGATTGGGATGTACAATTATTGAAATGGCCACTGGTGGATCACCATGGACTAATGTGACAAACTCAGCTTCATTACTTTACAAAATTGCATTTTCTGGGCAATCCCCTGAAATCCCAAAATTTCTCTCTTTACAAGCAAGGGATTTCTTAAGCAAATGCTTGATAAGAGATCCAAGAGAAAGATGGACAGCTAAAGAGCTCCTCAAACATCCATTTCTTGAAGaattaaatatgaattctacttcaacaaatcaaaattttgtgACGAGGTCGCCAACAAGCATTCTTGATCAAGACATATGGAATTCAGTAGCGGAATCAGAAAACATGGATTCTACAGTTTTACAAGAAGTTACTTCTCCTCTGCAAAGATTAAGAGATTTGAGTTCAA
This region includes:
- the LOC125876552 gene encoding mitogen-activated protein kinase kinase kinase 17-like; translated protein: MDWIRGQTIGHGSSAAVWAAKSRFSGEVFAVKSVELSQSQLLQKEQKILSQLSSPYIVSYKGYDVTKEKDKLMFNLMMEYMPDGTLSDEIRKQDGWVNEPLIGYYTKQIVQGLEYLHSRGIAHCDIKGQNILLSKTGAKIADFGCSRWVDPANRDGGIGGTPMFMAPEVARGEEQGCPADIWGLGCTIIEMATGGSPWTNVTNSASLLYKIAFSGQSPEIPKFLSLQARDFLSKCLIRDPRERWTAKELLKHPFLEELNMNSTSTNQNFVTRSPTSILDQDIWNSVAESENMDSTVLQEVTSPLQRLRDLSSNSGELNWRWNDDQMWITVRSSNTE